A genomic region of Salinibacter pepae contains the following coding sequences:
- a CDS encoding RES family NAD+ phosphorylase: MVQVWRLVKEKYAESAFSGDGARQAGGRFNSPGQPVVYTSESLALAELEILVHLPTSHLLDTYVAFRASLPETSVESLDREALPDDWRANPVPRGVQAVGDEWLQSGRSLALRVPSAVVPAEANVLVNPGHPNFESVTVDGPFNPEVDDRLL; encoded by the coding sequence ATGGTTCAGGTCTGGCGCCTCGTCAAAGAGAAATATGCGGAGTCGGCCTTCAGTGGCGACGGCGCCCGTCAAGCCGGCGGGCGGTTTAATAGCCCGGGGCAGCCGGTCGTGTATACGTCGGAGTCGCTGGCCCTGGCCGAACTGGAGATTCTGGTGCACCTGCCGACTTCACACTTGCTGGACACCTACGTGGCGTTTCGGGCGTCCCTGCCGGAAACATCCGTCGAGTCCCTGGACCGAGAGGCGCTTCCCGATGACTGGCGCGCAAATCCCGTCCCACGGGGCGTGCAGGCCGTCGGCGACGAGTGGCTTCAGTCGGGGCGCTCGTTGGCCCTCCGCGTGCCCAGTGCGGTCGTGCCGGCCGAGGCGAACGTGCTGGTGAATCCCGGGCATCCGAACTTCGAGTCTGTGACGGTCGACGGTCCGTTCAATCCGGAGG
- the parS gene encoding type II RES/Xre toxin-antitoxin system antitoxin, whose amino-acid sequence MGAPVSLTTDAGASSFPELAAEEPAELVATVREGLPTERFDALRALLDVPSGRLAEIVGITPSTLSRRRKHGTFNKDESERILRVARLALRAIDVLDGRNNAQKWLTEPARALGGEPPLDFADTEPGAREVERLLIRLDHGVYS is encoded by the coding sequence ATGGGTGCTCCAGTCTCTCTCACGACCGATGCCGGGGCATCGTCCTTTCCGGAGCTTGCGGCGGAGGAGCCGGCGGAGCTCGTCGCGACGGTTCGCGAGGGCCTCCCGACAGAGCGATTCGATGCCCTCCGCGCGCTTCTGGACGTGCCGAGCGGCCGGCTCGCCGAGATTGTCGGCATCACACCCTCCACATTGAGCCGCCGTCGCAAACACGGCACGTTCAATAAGGACGAGTCGGAGCGTATTCTTCGGGTGGCCCGGCTCGCACTCCGGGCGATCGATGTGCTGGACGGTCGCAACAATGCCCAGAAGTGGCTCACCGAACCGGCCCGTGCGCTGGGGGGCGAGCCGCCCCTTGACTTTGCGGACACCGAGCCCGGGGCCCGGGAGGTGGAGCGCCTGCTGATCCGTCTCGACCACGGCGTCTATAGCTAG
- a CDS encoding GIY-YIG nuclease family protein, giving the protein MTDAPGTYALLLRGEENQEIEVGALGEMIVWPGVYVYVGSAFGPGGLRARVGRHARGDGAQHWHVDYLRAATALEAVWYTHDPERRECTWAAVLRDRSGATVPVDGFGASDCTCPAHLTRFESVPSLSSFRARLREQYPDHAPVEQVGEDLLE; this is encoded by the coding sequence ATGACCGACGCGCCCGGCACCTACGCGTTGCTGCTCCGTGGCGAGGAGAACCAGGAGATTGAGGTGGGGGCTCTTGGCGAAATGATCGTCTGGCCCGGCGTGTACGTCTACGTCGGGAGCGCCTTCGGCCCCGGCGGGCTCCGTGCCCGAGTGGGGCGGCATGCTCGGGGCGACGGGGCGCAGCACTGGCACGTCGACTACCTGCGTGCGGCCACGGCACTGGAGGCGGTCTGGTACACCCACGACCCCGAGCGCCGCGAGTGCACGTGGGCCGCGGTGCTCCGGGACCGATCCGGGGCCACGGTGCCGGTCGACGGCTTTGGGGCGTCGGATTGTACCTGTCCGGCCCACCTGACTCGCTTCGAGTCCGTGCCGTCCCTCTCGTCGTTCCGGGCGCGTCTTCGCGAACAGTACCCCGACCACGCGCCTGTCGAGCAGGTCGGGGAGGATCTTCTCGAATGA
- a CDS encoding YncE family protein — protein MHLLRTLCLAVCLLGLAASPTLAQNYYAYVASESADEVALVRFDADTESATVEETVPVGYIAPETEGAHGMTVAPDGDHWFVSIAHGKPYGRVAKYETGTNAKVDTAHVGMFPATMEVSSVTGLLYVANFNLHGEMEPSTVSVVDPEAMTEVDRIETGIMPHGSRFAPDGRTHYSVSMMDGTLHEVDALTGRVTRTLTTGEGTPKPTWVDPHPSRPLAYVAHNGADEVVVVDRDDWAVTQRLPTGEGTAPYNLEVSPDGTTLVVSYKGTGETGIWNLGTGERAARLSNTQAVTHGVVISPDSRYAFVSAEGRGDDPGAVDVFDLQSNERVASVEVGPQAGGIAFWKTEETATSAR, from the coding sequence ATGCACCTGCTCCGGACGCTGTGTCTCGCCGTTTGCCTGCTCGGCCTGGCGGCATCGCCCACCCTCGCCCAGAATTACTACGCCTACGTCGCGTCCGAGTCGGCCGACGAGGTGGCCCTGGTGCGGTTTGATGCCGACACCGAATCGGCGACCGTGGAGGAAACCGTTCCCGTCGGCTACATCGCGCCCGAGACGGAGGGGGCGCACGGCATGACGGTGGCGCCGGATGGGGACCACTGGTTCGTGTCCATCGCCCACGGCAAGCCCTACGGCCGCGTCGCGAAGTACGAGACGGGGACGAACGCGAAGGTCGACACCGCCCACGTCGGCATGTTTCCGGCCACGATGGAGGTCTCTTCCGTGACGGGCCTGCTTTACGTTGCGAACTTCAACCTCCATGGCGAAATGGAGCCGAGCACCGTGTCGGTCGTCGATCCGGAGGCCATGACGGAGGTAGACCGGATCGAGACGGGCATCATGCCGCACGGCTCCCGCTTCGCGCCGGACGGGCGCACGCACTACTCGGTGAGCATGATGGACGGGACGCTCCACGAAGTTGACGCGCTCACGGGCCGGGTCACGCGCACCCTCACGACCGGGGAGGGCACGCCGAAGCCGACATGGGTGGATCCGCACCCCTCGCGGCCGCTGGCGTACGTGGCCCACAATGGGGCCGACGAGGTGGTCGTGGTGGACCGGGATGACTGGGCGGTGACGCAGCGGCTGCCGACGGGCGAGGGGACCGCGCCGTACAACCTGGAGGTGTCGCCGGACGGCACGACGCTCGTGGTGTCCTACAAGGGGACCGGCGAGACGGGCATCTGGAATTTGGGGACGGGGGAGCGGGCGGCCCGCCTGTCGAACACACAGGCCGTCACGCACGGCGTCGTGATCTCGCCCGACAGCCGCTACGCGTTCGTCTCGGCGGAGGGGCGGGGCGACGACCCGGGTGCCGTGGACGTATTCGACCTGCAGTCGAACGAGCGCGTCGCCTCCGTCGAGGTGGGGCCGCAGGCGGGCGGCATTGCCTTCTGGAAGACGGAAGAGACCGCCACCTCGGCCCGATGA
- a CDS encoding Ig-like domain-containing protein: MPYRLLCSAVIAAVASVLLVAPHAAAQSLEIEPASPALQVGQSQQLEAYYVNADGERVRDTTVVFYARSDAAPTSRAGEVTAAAPGTHEIIALRPGTGSQDRIVQRVSVTVAQAPVGEVAFAEAPSQIYAGTQVPLVAEARTADGQVRDDVAVQMESSNPEVAAVDRLGRIDAEAPGRVTLTARAEGHEATTTVDVRENPVASLTLSGGADSARTGDVLDFAATARTEAGTAVGDAPIRYAVRTDHTEPIAPGATAEIGSDGRFVAEDAGQYTVVATSGGHTATHTVSVTPRDLEGAIEVVGRGRVSNVHTSDLWVWEAPDGRDYAITGTWGGDGEAYFWDVTNPSDITPVDTVTVDARTVNDVKVSDDGRTCIISREGASDRKNGMVILDCSDPTDVSIVTEYTNRLTGGVHNLFIYEDHVYALSNGRRYEIINIENRANPTRVTDFELETPGHSIHDVWVDDGIAYSSNWDDGVVMVDVGNGVKGGSPSNPVEMGRYAYPSGWNHAAFPYDDAETGKDWVVAGDEAFPNGLNTENEPTIPAGWLHFVDVTDPETPSEEARYRVPEAGSHNFWVDGDTLYVAYYNAGLRVVDLSGDLKGNLYEQGREIAHFKSHDPEGRIPNAAMAWGPQPHEGHVFFSDWNSGLWAVELTNGE; this comes from the coding sequence ATGCCGTATCGTCTCCTGTGCTCGGCGGTGATCGCCGCCGTTGCGTCTGTCCTCCTCGTCGCCCCTCACGCCGCGGCCCAGTCGCTCGAGATTGAGCCCGCCAGTCCCGCCCTCCAGGTCGGCCAGAGCCAGCAGCTGGAGGCCTACTACGTGAACGCGGACGGGGAGCGCGTGCGCGACACGACCGTCGTCTTCTACGCCCGCAGCGACGCGGCGCCGACGAGCCGAGCGGGCGAGGTGACGGCGGCGGCGCCCGGCACCCACGAGATCATCGCGCTGCGGCCCGGCACCGGGTCTCAGGATCGCATCGTGCAGCGCGTGTCGGTGACGGTTGCCCAGGCCCCGGTCGGCGAGGTGGCGTTCGCCGAGGCCCCGTCGCAAATCTATGCGGGCACGCAGGTGCCCCTCGTCGCCGAGGCCCGGACGGCAGACGGGCAGGTGCGCGATGATGTTGCCGTGCAGATGGAGAGCAGCAATCCCGAGGTGGCCGCCGTGGATCGACTGGGCCGGATCGATGCCGAGGCGCCCGGACGCGTGACGCTCACGGCGCGGGCTGAGGGCCACGAGGCCACCACGACTGTGGACGTGAGGGAGAACCCGGTGGCGTCGCTGACACTGAGCGGCGGGGCCGACTCGGCCCGCACGGGGGACGTGCTCGACTTTGCGGCCACGGCCCGGACCGAGGCCGGCACCGCCGTAGGCGATGCCCCAATCCGGTACGCCGTGCGCACCGACCACACGGAGCCGATCGCGCCGGGCGCGACCGCCGAGATTGGGAGCGACGGGCGCTTCGTGGCGGAGGACGCCGGGCAGTACACCGTCGTGGCCACGAGTGGGGGGCACACCGCCACCCACACCGTCTCGGTGACGCCCCGCGACCTGGAAGGGGCGATCGAGGTCGTGGGCCGGGGGCGCGTCTCCAACGTGCACACCTCGGACCTCTGGGTGTGGGAGGCGCCGGACGGCCGCGACTACGCCATCACCGGCACCTGGGGGGGCGACGGCGAGGCCTACTTCTGGGACGTGACCAACCCGTCCGACATCACGCCGGTCGACACGGTCACCGTCGACGCCCGCACGGTCAACGACGTAAAGGTGAGCGACGACGGGCGCACCTGCATCATCAGCCGCGAGGGGGCGTCCGACCGGAAGAACGGCATGGTGATTCTTGACTGTTCGGACCCGACCGACGTGTCGATCGTCACCGAGTACACGAACCGCCTCACCGGCGGCGTCCACAACCTGTTCATCTACGAGGACCACGTCTACGCCCTCAGCAACGGCCGCCGCTACGAAATCATCAACATCGAGAACCGCGCGAACCCGACCCGGGTCACCGACTTCGAGCTCGAGACGCCCGGCCACTCGATCCACGATGTGTGGGTGGACGACGGCATCGCCTACTCGTCGAACTGGGACGACGGGGTCGTGATGGTGGACGTGGGCAACGGCGTGAAGGGGGGCTCGCCCTCGAATCCGGTCGAGATGGGGCGCTACGCCTACCCGAGCGGCTGGAACCACGCCGCGTTTCCGTACGACGACGCGGAGACGGGCAAAGACTGGGTCGTTGCGGGCGACGAGGCCTTCCCCAACGGCCTGAACACCGAGAATGAGCCGACCATTCCCGCCGGCTGGCTCCACTTTGTCGACGTCACCGATCCCGAGACCCCGTCCGAGGAGGCGCGGTACCGCGTGCCCGAAGCCGGCTCGCACAACTTCTGGGTGGACGGCGACACGCTCTACGTCGCCTACTACAACGCCGGGCTGCGCGTGGTGGATCTGTCCGGGGACCTCAAGGGCAACCTCTACGAGCAGGGCCGTGAGATTGCGCACTTCAAATCCCACGATCCCGAGGGCCGCATTCCCAACGCCGCGATGGCCTGGGGGCCGCAGCCGCATGAGGGACACGTCTTCTTCTCCGACTGGAACTCCGGCCTCTGGGCGGTGGAGCTGACGAATGGAGAGTAA
- a CDS encoding dihydrolipoyl dehydrogenase family protein, whose translation MTTDYDVIVIGGGAGGLSAAGIATNLGAKTTMIERDALGGDCTWTGCVPSKTLLKAATVVHQAQTASKYGLTDQSVEVDFGGVMEHVRQVRQDVYEEADAPEIFEDLDIDVRQGDAHFIDAHTVAVERDDGTTEQVTGRYVIVAAGASPLVPPIDGLGEVDVLTNETLFELEEQPERLAIVGGGPIGTEMAQAFARLGTEVVVLDMADRILSNDDAELAATLRETLEGEGVEYVLGAQVEEVAQSGSTITISAGAHGPVEADALLLATGRTAHVDGLHLDAAGIDYTRQGITVDDRCRTSQGHVYAVGDVTGRYQFTHMSNHMAKVAVTNALLKVPSKIDADHVPWVTYTEPELAHVGAHAADLDEQGVSYETYRFPYDQLDRAITESETTGQIKVHAKSLTGTILGASVLGERAGELITAFTIAMRNGVTLRNLGDTIHPYPAYGEGVRRVADQWYVQKQSPTVTKVLQTVFGYRGPVLKYGPDEIV comes from the coding sequence ATGACGACCGACTACGACGTCATCGTGATTGGCGGCGGGGCCGGCGGCCTCTCCGCGGCCGGCATCGCCACCAACCTCGGCGCCAAGACCACCATGATCGAGCGCGACGCCCTCGGCGGCGACTGCACGTGGACCGGCTGCGTGCCGAGCAAGACGCTCCTCAAGGCCGCGACGGTGGTCCACCAGGCCCAGACGGCCAGCAAATACGGCCTCACCGACCAGTCCGTCGAGGTCGACTTTGGGGGCGTGATGGAGCACGTCCGCCAGGTGCGACAGGACGTGTACGAGGAGGCCGACGCGCCGGAGATCTTCGAGGACCTGGACATCGACGTGCGGCAGGGGGACGCGCACTTCATCGACGCGCACACCGTCGCCGTGGAGCGCGACGACGGGACGACCGAACAGGTGACGGGGCGCTACGTGATCGTGGCGGCGGGGGCGAGCCCGCTCGTCCCGCCCATCGACGGCCTCGGCGAGGTCGACGTTCTCACCAACGAGACGCTCTTCGAGCTTGAAGAACAACCGGAGCGGCTTGCGATCGTGGGGGGCGGACCCATCGGGACCGAGATGGCGCAGGCCTTTGCACGGCTCGGCACGGAGGTCGTCGTGCTCGACATGGCCGACCGCATCCTCTCGAACGACGACGCCGAGCTGGCCGCCACACTCCGGGAGACGCTGGAGGGGGAGGGCGTCGAATACGTGTTGGGGGCGCAGGTGGAGGAGGTGGCGCAGTCCGGCAGCACGATCACGATTTCGGCGGGAGCACACGGCCCCGTGGAGGCCGACGCGCTGCTTCTCGCCACCGGTCGCACCGCCCACGTCGACGGCCTCCACCTCGACGCCGCGGGCATCGACTATACCCGCCAGGGCATCACCGTCGACGACCGCTGCCGCACGAGCCAGGGTCATGTCTACGCCGTGGGCGACGTGACGGGCCGCTACCAGTTCACGCACATGAGCAACCACATGGCGAAGGTGGCCGTCACGAACGCACTCCTGAAGGTGCCCTCGAAAATCGACGCCGACCACGTGCCGTGGGTCACCTACACGGAGCCCGAGCTGGCGCACGTGGGGGCGCACGCCGCCGATCTCGACGAGCAGGGCGTCTCCTACGAGACCTACCGCTTCCCGTACGACCAGCTCGACCGCGCCATCACCGAGAGCGAGACGACCGGCCAGATCAAGGTCCACGCGAAGTCCCTCACCGGCACCATCCTGGGCGCGAGCGTCCTCGGCGAGCGGGCCGGCGAGCTGATCACGGCGTTCACGATTGCCATGCGCAACGGCGTCACGCTCCGCAACCTGGGCGACACGATCCACCCCTACCCGGCCTACGGCGAGGGCGTCCGGCGGGTGGCGGATCAGTGGTACGTGCAGAAGCAATCGCCCACCGTCACAAAGGTGCTGCAGACGGTCTTCGGCTACCGTGGGCCGGTGCTCAAGTACGGGCCGGACGAGATTGTGTGA